A region from the Panicum hallii strain FIL2 chromosome 1, PHallii_v3.1, whole genome shotgun sequence genome encodes:
- the LOC112874443 gene encoding E3 ubiquitin-protein ligase EL5-like: protein MLGHFVRPPASCICISARAPNCSAYTCASPRTTHRSGPSMTHPGASDDSMDSPWPSGAAAAGPPTAPVAAAAGSVMTAGSIATVAGTILIFMVIAAGLVTLQYFFDAWDTDRHGARASRRRGGGAAGGGGGIRAARGVNPDVLRSLPVTVYRKAAPGSREEDAAECAVCLAELEDGEEARFLSRCGHGFHAACVDTWLASHTTCPLCRLTVAKPDASPAPALALRPVQPEPANYSANLPASVLLGVSDQGAVTAVTVASDGDTSASTGTTAVLVIEIPESLAVPAPTLRDAAKTPAGSARPRSFRRLWSFGRQGVGASSSCSCGGAGEGDDVEQGGATQGSAV, encoded by the coding sequence ATGCTCGGACACTTCGTGCGCCCCCCGGCTTCTTGTATTTGTATATCTGCGCGAGCTCCCAACTGCTCGGCATACACTTGCGCTTCGCCGCGCACCACACACCGAAGTGGTCCGAGCATGACGCACCCAGGCGCGAGCGACGATAGCATGGACTCGCCATGGCcgagcggcgccgccgccgccggccctcccACGGCGCCCGTGGCGGCGGCAGCTGGGTCCGTCATGACGGCCGGCAGCATCGCCACCGTGGCCGGCACTATCCTGATCTTCATGGTCATCGCCGCCGGGCTCGTCACCCTCCAGTACTTCTTCGACGCGTGGGACACCGACAGGCATGGCGCCCGGGCGTCGCGGCGCCgtggcggaggggcggcgggcggcggcggtgggatcCGGGCCGCCCGGGGCGTGAATCCGGACGTGCTGCGCTCCCTGCCGGTCACGGTGTACCGCAAGGCGGCGCCGGGTTCGAGGGAGGAGGACGCGGCGGAGTGCGCGGTGTGCCTCGCGGAGCTCGAGGACGGCGAGGAGGCCCGGTTCCTGTCCCGCTGCGGCCACGGCTTCCACGCCGCGTGCGTCGACACGTGGCTGGCGTCCCACACCACCTGCCCGCTCTGCCGGCTCACCGTCGCCAAGCCCGACGCGTCTCCCGCTCCTGCCTTGGCTCTCCGTCCGGTGCAGCCAGAGCCGGCCAACTACTCCGCGAACCTGCCGGCCAGCGTGCTTCTCGGGGTGTCCGACCAGGGCGCGGTCACCGCGGTGACCGTGGCCTCCGACGGGGACACGAGCGCTTCGACGGGCACCACGGCCGTGCTGGTGATCGAGATCCCGGAGTCGTTGGCCGTGCCGGCGCCGACCCTGCGCGACGCGGCCAAGACGCCGGCCGGCTCGGCGAGGCCGAGGTCGTTTCGGAGGCTGTGGAGCTTCGGAAGGCAAGGGGTTGGGGCGAGTTCCTCTTGCTcctgcggcggcgccggcgaaggAGACGACGTGGAGCAGGGTGGTGCAACCCAGGGATCTGCCGTATAG
- the LOC112902877 gene encoding E3 ubiquitin-protein ligase EL5-like, which yields MTQDSEQGAAGAARSSQPSGGAGAADDAPAPPVSAAAGAMKLGSIFTVAGILLLFVVFAFVLVSLQYCFNAWDREGRQEDAPSARRRRRRGGSDRGIRTRTRGVDPELLRSLPVTVYRAAAPGSKEAEEGAVECAVCLAELEDGEAARFLPRCGHGFHAECVDAWLASHTTCPLCRLTVTKPDAPPRPALLPPVPPEPASYAATLPASVLLGVSDRGTLNAVTVTADGDKGASTGATGVLAIEIPEPAVPAPPQRDAAKSPGSARLRSSFRRLWSFGRQGAGASSSCSCAGAGEGADLEQGTSTTADRPESNTNFLSSLQ from the coding sequence ATGACGCAAGACTCCGAACAAGGCGCCGCCGGGGCCGCGCGCTCGTCGcagccgagcggcggcgccggcgccgccgatgacgcccccgcgccgcccgtgtCGGCCGCGGCGGGTGCCATGAAGCTCGGCAGCATCTTCACCGTGGCGGGGATCCTCCTGCTCTTCGTCGTCTTCGCCTTCGTCCTCGTCTCGCTCCAGTACTGCTTCAACGCCTGGGACAGAGAGGGGCGCCAGGAAGACGCGCcgagcgcgcggcggcggcgccgccgtggcGGTAGTGATCGTGGGATCCGGACCAGAACCAGGGGCGTCGACCCGGAGCTGCTGCGCTCGCTGCCCGTCACGGTGTaccgcgcggcggcgccgggttccaaggaggcggaggagggcgcGGTGGAGTGCGCCGTGTGCCTCGCGGAGCTCGAGGACGGCGAGGCGGCGCGGTTCCTGCCCCGCTGCGGCCACGGCTTCCACGCCGAGTGCGTCGACGCGTGGCTCGCGTCCCACACTACCTGCCCGCTCTGCCGCCTCACCGTCACCaagcccgatgcgccgccgcgcccggcgcTTCTCCCTCCGGTGCCGCCGGAGCCCGCGAGCTACGCCGCGACACTGCCCGCCAGCGTGCTCCTCGGGGTGTCCGACCGGGGCACGCTCAACGCCGTGACGGTGACCGCCGACGGGGACAAGGGCGCTTCCACCGGCGCCACGGGCGTCCTGGCGATCGAGATCCCGGAGCCGGCCGTGCCGGCGCCGCCCCAGCGCGACGCCGCCAAGTCGCCGGGCTCGGCGAGGCTGAGATCGTCGTTCAGGAGGCTGTGGAGCTTCGGAAGGCAAGGGGCGGGGGCGagctcctcctgctcctgcgcCGGTGCCGGCGAAGGAGCCGACCTGGAGCAGGGCACCAGCACTACCGCCGACCGGCCGGAGAGCAACACCAATTTTCTGAGCTCTCTGCAATAG